One segment of Gadus chalcogrammus isolate NIFS_2021 chromosome 8, NIFS_Gcha_1.0, whole genome shotgun sequence DNA contains the following:
- the LOC130387780 gene encoding uncharacterized protein LOC130387780 isoform X6, protein MAWAGVVGVGTELKMDKQTLVPDQLSKHQHKQSNKMGSKNSSCPPTAVSSTSSIPDLKGSKNSSCPPTAVSSTSSIPDLKT, encoded by the exons atggcatgggccggagtcgTGGGAGTCGGGACGGAGCTGAAAATGGATAAGC AGACGCTTGTACCGGATCAACTTTCAAAGCATCAACATAAACAAAGCAACAAAAT GGGTTCCAAGAACAGCAGCTGCCCTCCAACTGCAGTTTCATCAACTTCATCAATACCCGACCTAAA GGGTTCCAAGAACAGCAGCTGCCCTCCAACTGCAGTTTCATCAACTTCATCAATACCCGACCTAAA